From one Coffea eugenioides isolate CCC68of chromosome 11, Ceug_1.0, whole genome shotgun sequence genomic stretch:
- the LOC113752845 gene encoding uncharacterized protein At4g04775-like yields the protein MPRSNPIPPMCGCGLSTILKTSWTPRNPGRRYAECPVAQVMDSSNLVKLLVIAEGCKYWKWIDEEMCPRSVEIIPGLLRRINQMEKQLTNAEESAQKWECKAAKLQTKVRRLEIMMQQHASRERKFAAALAITYGFVLAVFAVWVFGNLGNNDLLQLPQKDVL from the exons ATGCCAAGATCAAATCCAATACCTCCAATGTGTGGCTGCGGATTGAGTACCATTCTGAAAACGTCATGGACTCCACGGAATCCAGGTCGAAGATATGCGGAATGTCCAGTTGCTCAGGTAATGGATAGCAGTAATTTAGTGAAGTTGTTAGTAATTGCTGAG GGATGCAAGTATTGGAAATGGATAGATGAAGAAATGTGTCCGCGTTCAGTGGAGATTATACCTGGGTTGCTTCGGCGAATCAATCAAATGGAGAAACAGCTCACAAATGCCGAAGAGTCTGCACAAAAGTGGGAGTGCAAAGCAGCAAAATTGCAGACAAAGGTTCGAAGGTTGGAAATTATGATGCAACAACATGCATCAAGGGAGAGGAAGTTTGCTGCAGCTCTTGCAATCACCTATGGCTTTGTGTTAGCAGTATTTGCAGTCTGGGTGTTTGGAAATTTAGGAAATAATGATCTATTGCAATTACCCCAGAAAGATGTATTATAA
- the LOC113753346 gene encoding pentatricopeptide repeat-containing protein At4g37170 translates to MKLSPRHFRSLTKSLAPNHSFSYLTRFQKPTASSPRPFSTQAQLDQQSFPPKVFFKPDARRDQEQLIDSLCGENKFKEAIEILCQQKRLKDAIQLLQHHIRLPSAAICSTLLQFCIRQRALEEGKRVYDLIRRSNFVPGVFISNKILDLFCKCGSLEDARRLFEEMGKRDSCSWNTLIYGYAKIGRIDEARKLFDEMPERDHFSWTAMVSGYVRHNKPSDALELYRLMQESGKVVCNKFTVSSALSAAASMQSLYSGKEIHGHIIRGGLDSDAVVWSALSDMYGKCGSLDEARYVFDTTLEKDVVSWTAMIDRYFGDGKWEEGFLLFSNLLKSGIRPNEFTFAGVLNACTQNTTEGLGKQVHGYMMRLGFDPFSFAGSALVHMYSKCGNMETAYKVFRWLPRPDLVSWTSLINGFAQSGQPHEALRLFKSLLETGIKPDHVTFVGVLSACTHAGLVNQGLRYFYSIKEQHGLAYTADHYACVIDLLSRAGRFGEAKDIISNMAMKPDKFMWASLLGGCRIHGNLDLAKQAAEALFEIEPEDAASYVTLANVYATAGKWSEVAKIRKMMDEKRVVKKPGMSWIEMKRKTHIFLVGDQSHPRSKEIYDFLGEISKKMKEEGYVPDTEYVLHDVGEEQKEQTLFYHSEKLAIAFGIIATPPGTPIKVFKNLRTCVDCHTAIKFISKISDRRITIRDSARFHYFEGGSCLCKDYW, encoded by the coding sequence ATGAAACTAAGCCCACGGCATTTTCGTTCACTGACGAAATCGTTAGCTCCTAATCATTCCTTTTCATATCTGACCCGTTTTCAAAAACCCACTGCTTCGTCCCCTCGTCCCTTTTCTACGCAAGCCCAGTTGGATCAGCAGTCGTTCCCGCCAAAAGTTTTCTTCAAGCCGGACGCCAGAAGAGATCAAGAGCAACTGATTGACAGTTTGTGCGGGGAAAACAAATTCAAAGAAGCAATTGAAATCTTATGCCAACAAAAGCGTTTGAAAGACGCTATCCAATTGCTCCAACACCACATACGACTCCCCTCTGCTGCTATTTGTTCAACCCTTTTGCAATTTTGCATTAGGCAGCGAGCTTTAGAGGAGGGGAAAAGAGTTTATGATCTGATCAGGCGATCTAATTTTGTACCTGGAGTTTTTATTTCGAATAAGATTCTTGATTTGTTTTGCAAGTGTGGGAGTCTTGAAGATGCGCGTAGACTGTTTGAGGAGATGGGCAAGAGGGACTCGTGTTCCTGGAATACGTTGATATATGGGTATGCGAAAATTGGTCGTATTGATGAAGCAAGGAAATTGTTCGATGAAATGCCCGAAAGAGATCATTTTTCGTGGACTGCGATGGTATCCGGTTATGTTAGGCATAACAAGCCAAGCGATGCGCTTGAGTTGTATAGGTTGATGCAAGAGAGTGGCAAAGTAGTCTGTAATAAGTTTACAGTTTCCAGTGCTCTCTCAGCTGCTGCTTCTATGCAGTCTTTATACTCGGGCAAGGAGATTCATGGTCACATTATTAGGGGTGGATTGGATTCAGATGCAGTGGTTTGGAGTGCATTATCTGATATGTATGGAAAATGTGGGAGCTTAGATGAAGCCAGGTATGTTTTCGATACGACGTTGGAGAAGGATGTCGTATCATGGACAGCAATGATCGATAGGTATTTTGGTGATGGAAAGTGGGAAGAGGGGTTCTTGTTGTTCTCAAATTTGTTGAAGTCAGGAATTAGGCCTAATGAGTTCACATTTGCTGGGGTTCTAAATGCTTGTACGCAGAATACTACAGAGGGCTTAGGTAAGCAGGTTCATGGGTACATGATGCGGTTGGGGTTTGATCCGTTTTCATTTGCAGGAAGTGCTCTTGTTCATATGTACTCGAAGTGTGGCAATATGGAGACTGCATATAAGGTTTTCAGATGGCTGCCAAGACCTGATTTAGTATCGTGGACCTCGTTGATTAATGGTTTTGCTCAGAGTGGTCAACCCCATGAAGCTCTCAGGTTGTTCAAGTCGCTGCTTGAAACAGGTATTAAGCCTGATCATGTTACGTTCGTTGGGGTCCTTTCTGCTTGCACCCATGCTGGTTTAGTGAACCAAGGGCTTAGATATTTCTACTCAATAAAAGAACAGCATGGATTAGCTTATACTGCAGATCACTATGCTTGTGTGATTGATCTCTTGAGCCGAGCTGGTAGATTTGGAGAAGCTAAAGACATAATCAGTAATATGGCCATGAAGCCTGATAAGTTCATGTGGGCTTCCTTACTTGGTGGTTGCAGAATTCATGGAAATCTTGACCTTGCGAAGCAAGCAGCTGAAGCTCTGTTTGAAATTGAACCCGAGGATGCAGCTTCTTATGTAACTCTTGCAAATGTCTATGCCACAGCTGGCAAATGGAGTGAGGTGGCAAAGATTAGAAAAATGATGGACGAGAAACGAGTGGTAAAGAAACCAGGCATGAGTTGGATtgagatgaaaagaaaaactcaCATCTTCTTAGTTGGGGATCAGTCTCATCCCAGGTCCAAGGAAATATACGACTTCCTGGGAGAGATttcaaagaaaatgaaggaagAGGGTTATGTGCCTGATACAGAATATGTGCTGCATGATGTAGGAGAGGAACAAAAGGAGCAAACCCTCTTCTATCACAGTGAAAAGCTTGCAATTGCGTTTGGGATTATTGCTACTCCGCCAGGGACACCAATAAAAGTGTTCAAGAATTTGAGGACTTGTGTGGACTGTCACACTGCTATTAAATTTATTTCAAAGATCTCAGATAGAAGAATTACTATACGGGATTCAGCTCGATTCCATTATTTTGAAGGCGGAAGCTGTTTATGTAAAGATTATTGGTGA
- the LOC113753345 gene encoding probable disease resistance protein At5g66900, with translation MAANLTEGAALGSVCNLLVAAVLEVTQKVATFKFSLDRLKTTLNSIKPIFDDIERLNEILNRPEEETESFLTQLRKAEKLVRKCLEIKSWNFYKKYTYSRKLNALDQSLLRFFKLDAQLHMVRDSRRIMVGMRGMDDKVDEILSFLSHRFPGWCDVPGFPEFVVGLDAPLEELKLMLLKDGVSVLVLSAPGGCGKTTLAKMLCHDPQIRDRFRDNIFFVNVARTPNLMLIVQKIFRSKNKHQVPEFQSDEDAINQFESLLKRLKPHPSLLVLDDVWRGSEFLIERFRISQPGFKVLVTSRSVFRSFETTFRLKLLNDENAKTLFCHSAFKDGIPDVQNDLVDKVVKGCGGFPLALKVIGQSLRGEPEAKWIHRTQKWSEGVSVFNPHCDVLNCLKSSLDALTEIPELPDLKECYLDLGSFPEDQRIPATALLDVWVELYNLDEEDVHTLVHLLELSDRNLINLVLQSEDGHFAMQHDLLRDLVVYQNALDPIEQRTRMIVEINENSFPDWWTKGDQPSLHPRLLSITTDELFASKWHDLRQPEAEVLVLNFQTRIYALPHFMERMSNLKVLIVTNYGFHQAELKDFDLIGHVLNLKRIRLERVSIPCIGIPMLQLKNLRKISLVMCDIEKAFENCSFRAPSIWPNLVEMNIDYCSDLIAFPVGLCNLASLEKLSITYCQELIALPQEIGNLTKLKALRLYSCTKLSSLPGSIGGLKKLKYLDLSDCLELAHLPDEIGKLEALGTIHMKGCGELRGLPPSVRDLGQLEKVICDEEVSYFWRSHAECLKKMNITVIRREANLNWLHRFDP, from the exons ATGGCTGCAAATTTAACTGAAGGGGCTGCTCTTGGATCAGTATGTAATCTATTGGTGGCGGCAGTTCTTGAAGTAACTCAAAAGGTAGCCACTTTCAAATTTAGCCTAGACAGGCTGAAAACAACTCTTAATTCGATAAAACCCATATTTGATGACATAGAGAGGTTGAACGAGATATTGAATCGTCCAGAGGAAGAAACAGAGTCTTTTCTTACTCAATTAAGAAAAGCAGAAAAGCTAGTTCGCAAGTGTTTGGAGATCAAAAGTTGGAATTTTTACAAGAAGTATACTTACTCGAGGAAACTGAATGCGTTGGATCAATCCCTTTTgaggttctttaagttggatgcACAACTCCACATGGTCAGAGATAGCAGAAGGATAATGGTGGGGATGCGAGGCATGGATGATAAGGTGGATGAAATTCTTTCATTTCTTAGTCATAGATTTCCAGGCTGGTGCGATGTTCCGGGATTTCCAGAATTTGTGGTTGGATTGGATGCGCCACTTGAAGAACTGAAGTTGATGCTGCTCAAAGATGGCGTCTCTGTGTTGGTGCTTTCAGCTCCTGGGGGTTGTGGCAAGACAACATTGGCAAAGATGCTCTGTCACGATCCACAAATCAGAG ATAGATTCAGGGACAACATCTTCTTTGTCAATGTTGCAAGAACACCTAACCTGATGCTCATTGTTCAGAAAATTTTTCGAAGTAAGAATAAGCATCAGGTGCCTGAATTCCAAAGTGATGAAGATGCAATTAATCAGTTTGAGTCACTGCTAAAGCGGCTGAAACCTCATCCTTCACTTCTGGTCCTCGATGATGTGTGGCGTGGCTCAGAATTCCTGATCGAGAGATTTAGAATTTCACAACCAGGATTCAAAGTTTTAGTAACATCTAGATCTGTATTCCGGAGTTTTGAGACAACATTTAGACTGAAACTCTTGAATGATGAGAATGCAAAGACTCTCTTCTGCCATTCAGCCTTCAAAGATGGGATCCCTGATGTCCAAAATGACCTTGTTGACAAG GTGGTGAAAGGTTGTGGTGGATTTCCTTTGGCCCTTAAAGTTATTGGCCAATCACTTCGTGGGGAGCCTGAAGCGAAGTGGATACACAGAACTCAAAAGTGGTCTGAAGGAGTATCCGTTTTCAATCCCCACTGTGATGTACTTAATTGTCTCAAGTCCAGCTTAGACGCTCTCACTGAAATACCAGAGCTGCCCGACCTCAAGGAATGTTACCTGGACTTGGGGTCGTTCCCTGAGGATCAGAGAATACCTGCTACGGCACTTTTGGATGTCTGGGTTGAACTGTACAACCTAGATGAAGAGGATGTACATACCCTAGTCCACCTCCTTGAACTTTCCGACAGAAATCTGATTAATCTTGTACTTCAAAG CGAAGATGGGCATTTTGCGATGCAGCATGATCTACTCAGAGATTTGGTTGTCTATCAAAACGCTCTGGATCCCATAGAACAGAGAACAAGAATGATCGTGGAGATAAACGAGAACAGCTTTCCTGATTGGTGGACTAAAGGAGACCAGCCATCTTTGCATCCGCGTCTTTTGTCCATCACTACAG ATGAATTATTTGCTTCAAAATGGCATGATCTGCGTCAACCGGAAGCTGAAGTGTTGGTTTTGAATTTTCAAACGAGGATCTACGCCTTGCCCCATTTCATGGAGAGAATGAGCAACCTCAAAGTGCTAATTGTTACAAACTATGGATTCCATCAGGCTGAACTGAAAGATTTTGATCTGATTGGTCACGTGCTTAATCTGAAGAGAATCAGGTTGGAACGCGTTTCCATTCCTTGCATCGGTATTCCCATGTTGCAGTTAAAGAATCTGAGGAAGATATCATTAGTTATGTGCGATATTGAGAAGGCATTCGAGAACTGTAGCTTTAGGGCTCCCAGTATCTGGCCAAATTTAGTGGAGATGAACATCGACTACTGCAgtgacttgattgcatttccaGTTGGGTTATGCAATCTTGCCAGTCTTGAGAAGCTCAGCATTACTTACTGCCAAGAGCTAATTGCACTTCCCCAAGAAATTGGAAACCTGACAAAGTTGAAGGCGTTGAGGCTTTATTCTTGTACAAAACTGTCTTCGCTGCCCGGTTCAATTGGTGGCCTGAAGAAATTGAAGTACCTTGACCTGTCTGATTGTCTAGAGTTGGCTCATTTGCCAGACGAAATTGGTAAGCTGGAGGCTCTGGGAACAATTCACATGAAAGGTTGCGGAGAATTACGGGGGTTGCCACCTTCGGTCAGGGATCTCGGGCAATTGGAGAAGGTGATCTGTGACGAGGAGGTCTCGTATTTTTGGAGATCGCATGCCGAATGTTTGAAGAAAATGAACATTACGGTGATAAGAAGAGAAGCAAACCTCAATTGGCTTCATAGATTTGATCCTTGA
- the LOC113753347 gene encoding serine/threonine-protein kinase SRK2I, whose translation MRKMDRAAVTVGPAMDMPIMHDSDRYDLVRDIGSGNFGIARLMRDKQTKELVAVKYIERGDKIDENVKREIINHRSLKHPNIVRFKEVILTPTHLAIVMEYASGGELFDRICNAGRFSEDEARFFFQQLISGVSYCHSMQVCHRDLKLENTLLDGSPAPRLKICDFGYSKSSLLHSQPKSTVGTPAYIAPEVLLRQEYDGKIADVWSCGVTLYVMLVGAYPFEDPDEPRDFRKTINKILKVQYTIPDHVQISEDCRHLISRIFVADPAQRITIPEIKNHVWFLKNLPADLMDENTMGNQFVEPDQPMQSLDVIMQIMSEATIPPVGLCNLDIMDDDMDDLDSDDLDLDLDPDLDIDSSGEVIYAI comes from the exons ATGCGTAAAATGGATCGGGCAGCGGTAACAGTGGGTCCGGCTATGGATATGCCGATCATGCACGACAGTGACCGGTACGATTTGGTCAGGGATATCGGTTCCGGTAATTTTGGCATCGCCAGACTTATGAGAGACAAGCAGACCAAAGAGCTGGTCGCAGTTAAGTATATCGAACGGGGCGACAAG ATAGATGAAAATGTCAAGAGGGAGATTATTAATCACAGATCTTTGAAGCATCCTAACATTGTTAGATTTAAGGAG GTGATTTTGACACCAACTCATCTGGCTATTGTGATGGAATATGCTTCTGGTGGAGAGCTTTTTGATCGAATCTGCAATGCTGGACGCTTCAGCGAGGATGAG GCTCGTTTTTTTTTCCAGCAGCTTATATCTGGAGTCAGCTACTGCCATTCAATG CAAGTATGTCATCGTGACTTAAAGCTGGAAAATACATTGTTAGATGGAAGCCCAGCTCCACGTCTGAAGATATGTGATTTTGGGTATTCCAAG TCCTCTTTGTTACATTCGCAGCCGAAGTCTACAGTGGGAACTCCTGCTTACATTGCTCCTGAGGTTTTACTCAGGCAAGAATATGATGGCAAG ATAGCAGATGTGTGGTCATGTGGGGTGACATTATATGTCATGTTGGTTGGCGCATATCCATTTGAGGATCCTGATGAACCAAGGGACTTTCGGAAGACAATAAAT AAAATATTAAAGGTTCAATATACAATTCCTGATCATGTGCAAATATCCGAGGACTGTCGCCATCTAATATCAAGGATTTTTGTTGCAGACCCTGCCCAG AGGATCACCATTCCTGAGATCAAGAACCATGTTTGGTTTTTGAAAAACCTCCCTGCAGATCTGATGGACGAAAATACCATGGGCAACCAGTTTGTAGAGCCTGACCAGCCAATGCAGAGTTTAGATGTTATCATGCAGATAATGTCTGAGGCCACCATACCACCTGTTGGCCTGTGTAACCTGGACATCATGGATGATGACATGGATGACCTGGATTCTGATGATCTTGATCTTGATCTTGATCCTGATCTAGATATTGACAGCAGTGGAGAGGTGATATATGCGATCTAA